The following DNA comes from Marinilactibacillus sp. Marseille-P9653.
TACAATCGGAATAACACTCGTCATTGCTTCTGGATAATAGGCTCTCTTTTCAACAGGAAAAATCGTCAAATTATCATCGATTTTCACATTCAACGTTGTTTCCGTAACATTTGATAACCTTTGAATATAGTTATAAGGAAACATCTTATTTTCGATCAAGTTTCTAACTCTTTGCGTATTCACACGATGTCTTTCATGATACCCCAGTAAATGACCTTCCGCGTTAACAATATAAATATTTGCATCCAGTATTTTACCCAGGGCGAATGAGATGCTTTTCAATGGAAAGTCTATTTCATTTGAATTATTAGAAAGAATATACTTTGCCCATTCTTTAACATTAGCCTGTTTATTTAATTCTTTTACTTTTTGTAAAAAGGCTTCATTACTCATTTAATCTGATTTCCTTTCAGCAATAGCATCATTCTGGCCTATCATAAAATGTAGCGACTTAAATCTTTATCCTCAACGATATGTCCAATCTTATCATCCACATATTTTTGAGTGATTTTCACTTCGCCCATTTGCATATCAGGAGCTTCAAACAACAATTCTTCTAGTAGTCTCTCAAGAATGGTGTGCAATCTTCTAGCTCCGATATTATCCGTTGATTCATTCACTTCATAAGCAATTTCAGCGATTCTTTCGATAGACTCCATTGTAAAGATTACATTGATGTTTTCGGTATCTAATAAAGCCTGATATTGTTTAATCAAAGCATTATGTGGCTCTGTAAGAATCTTAACGAAATCGTCTTTTGTAAGATCATTTAATTCAACGCGAATCGGGAAGCGTCCTTGTAATTCGGGTATCAGATCACTTGGTTTTGAAACGTGGAAAGCGCCTGAACCGATAAATAAGATATGATCCGTATTCACTGTACCAAATTTTGTTTTCACGCTAGAGCCTTCAACAATCGGTAAAATATCTCTTTGGACACCTTCTCTTGAAACTTGTCCGCTGTTATTTTGACCTTTTGATGTAATCTTATCAATTTCATCTATAAAGATGATTCCTGCATTCTCAGTTAAGTGAACGGCTTCTGCGTGGATGTCTTCTTGGTTAATGAGCTTGTCCGCTTCTTCTTCAGTAAAAATTTCTACAGCTTCTTTTACGGTTACACTTCTTTTAACTTTTTTCGTTGGTTTTAACTGACCTAATGTATCCGAAAGGTCAATCCCCATCTGTTCTAAAGGAGCACTCATAGGATTAGATGCAGCTTTCTTTTCATCCACTTTGATTTCTACTTCTCTACTATCTAATAGACCTTTTTTGATTTGCCTGGTCAATTCGTCTCGTTTAGTCGAGATTTCAGCTGTTATGGTCTCTGTTTCTTCAGTTTGATCAGCATATAGTTGGCTTGGGTCTACGCCCATGCTTTGAAACATACCTGCCAAAGGATTAGGATCTTGTTTCTTCTTCTCTTGTTTAATCCCTGGTACAAGCGCCTTGGCTACACGGTCAATCGCTTTATTTTCTGCTTTCCCACGAACATTTCTTCGTTGCTCTTCACGAACAAGTTGTACGGCTGCTTCTGTAAGATCTCTGACCATAGATTCTACATCACGACCAATATATCCAACCTCTGTGAATTTAGTGGCTTCTACTTTGATAAAAGGTGCATCAACAATATCTGCAAGACGACGGGCAATTTCCGTTTTACCAATACCCGTTGCCCCAATCATCAAGATATTTTTAGGTGTGATCTCTTTTTGCATATCGTCATCCAGTTTCAATCTACGGTAACGATTACGCAAAGCGACAGCAACAGCTTTTTTAGCTTCTTTTTGTCCAACGATATACTTATCCAATTTTTCTACGATTTCTCTAGGTTTCAAGTCCGTTTTAGAATTCATTAGGGTCTCCTCACAATTTCTCTGAAATAATATTATGGTTTGTAAAGACACAGATATCTGCCGCAACATTTAAACTATTTTCAGCGATTTCTTTAGCCGATAGCGGTCCTCCGTATTGTTTCAAGGCTCTTGCTGCAGACAATGCAAAGTTTCCTCCTGATCCTATTCCAAGGATACCATCATCTGGTTGGATCACTTCTCCGTTACCAGAAATCAGCAACATTTCGTCTTTATTCATAACAATTAATAACGCTTCAAGGTTTTTCATCATTTTATCTGTACGCCATTCTTGTGCAAGCTCCACTGCAGCGCGCATCAAATGTCCGTTATATTGATTCAAATAACCTTCGAATTTTTCTTCGAGTGTAAATGCATCTGCTACACTACCAGCAAATCCGACAAGAACTTCTCCGTTATAGATCTTACGAACTTTACGCGCAGTTCCTTTCATAACGACTTGTTCACCCATTGTGACCTGTCCGTCTCCAGCCATAGCGGATTCTCCGTTATGCTGTATTGCTAATATCGTTGTTGCATGAAATTCAACCATGATTTTCCTCCATTATAACTTAGAATCGATTTGTTTAAGCTCTAGGATGGTACTTTCGGTAGTCCGACTGCAGATGTTCTTTTGTAACATGTGCATAAATTTGAGTAGATGATAAACTTTTATGGCCAAGTAACTCCTGTACGGTCCTCATATCTGCACCATTATCCAAGAGATGCGTGGCAAAAGTATGTCTCAACATGTGTGGTGAAATATTAGAAGTTAACGTACTCTTTTTAAGAATCTGATTCAGTGTGTATTGTACACCTGCTTGAGTAATTTGATCGCCATGATGATTGATAAACAAGTAGTCATGATCTTTAGCATACTTTGCCATGATGACGTTTCGGGTCACTTCAATGTATTCCTGAAGGGCAATGGACGCATAATGGCCAAAAGGCACATATCGCTCTTTGTTCCCTTTTCCTTTGACTAGCATAACACCCATGTCAAAATCCACATCTTCCATTTTCAACCCAGTACACTCGCTGACACGAATCCCCGTACCATATAAAACTTCTAGTATCGCAATATTTCGGTAATCCAGAGGTTTCGTTCCTACAGCTGCTTCAAATAACTTTTCCATCTCTTGACTATAGAAAAAGGTGGGTAATCTTAACCCTCTTTTCTTCATATTCAAATAAGAGAAGGGATTATCCGAAGCTAGCTCATTGTTAAGCAGAAATTGATAGAACGCTCTTAAACTAGAAATTTTCCTGGAAATAGATGTTCTAGAATATTCGCGATCATTCAAGTAGCCAAGATAAACTCTAGCATCTGGTAATGTAACTGCCAGTAAATCATCATTTCCACTCTCTTTCAAAAAAGAAGAAAAGGCTTCTATATCTTCAAGATAGGCTTTTTTTGTCAAATCTGAATAGTGACGCTCATGAATCAGATAGTTCATAAACAAAGTAACTAAATTTCGCTCCACTGGACTTACCTCCTACATTCTTCCTCATACAGTTTAACACATTTCTATAAATTTTCGTATAAGAAGAACGGACGCAAAAAGACGCCGAAAGTAGAAAATAAGTCGTGTGCTGAACCAGCAAATGACTTATTTGTCTACGATCAAAACGTCTAAAATTTATTTTTGAACTTCTTCTTCATAGTCACAGTTAGAACATTTAACTTGGCTTTGTTTTTTAGTGATTTTTTCTACTAGGAAATGATCACATTTCGGACAGCTTCTACCTACCGGTTTGTCCCAAGAAGTAAATTCACAGTCTGGATAACGGTCACACCCGTAGAAAATTCTGTTTTTCTTAGATTTTCTTTCCACGACTTCCCCTTTTTTACAAAGTGGACAAGTGATTTCAAGTTTCTTGACGATGGGTTTTGTATTACGACAGTCAGGGAAGTTAGAACAAGCATAAAATTTGCCGTAGCGTCCAATTTTGATCACCATTGGATGACCACATTTTTCACAGTCAAAGCCAGCGGGTTCATCTTCAATTTCGACTTCTTCAATTTCTTTTTCAGCTTTTTCAACTTCTTCTTTAAAAGGTGTGTAGAACTGGTCAATAATTTCTACCCATTCAATCTTTCCTTCTTCAACTGAATCGAGATCTTTTTCCATTTTTGCAGTAAAGTTTACGTCTACTATATTCGGGAAAAACTCTTTGATCATTTCATTAACGATTCCACCTAGTTCAGTAGGTTCAAACCGTTTGTTTTTAAGCGCTACATAATATCTACGCTGAATGGTTTCCAGAGTTGGTGCATATGTTGATGGACGTCCTACACCATTTTCTTCAAGCGTTTTGATTAGTGTCGCTTCGCTGAATCTTGCTGGTGGCTGCGTGAAGTGTTGTTCGGGTTCAATTGTGTCTAGTGATACTTCATCATTTTCTTCCATTTCAGGTAAAATATTATCTTTTTCTCTGGAAGAATCTTTGTAGACGATTTGATAACCGTCAAACTTGATTTTTGACCCGTTTGCTCTAAACATCACGCCATTTTGTTCCAAATCAACTCTCATAGTGTCATAAATGGCTGGCTTCATTAAACTTGCAATGAATCTTGACCAAATCAGATTATACAACTTGTATTGATCTTTGCTAAGATACTGCTTGATGTCTTCTGGTCTTCTCATTGCACTAGTCGCTCTGATGGCCTCATGAGCATCCTGAGCCCCTTCTTTGTTTTTAACAGCGCGAGCCTTCACTGCTGCATACTCTTCGCCGTAGTCATCGTGAATCAGCTGTGTCGCTTCTGCTTTTGCTGTATCAGACAGACGAGTTGAGTCTGTACGCATATAGGTAATTAAACCAACAGAGCCACCTTTACCTAAAGAAATGCCTTCATAGAGCTGTTGTGCAACCATCATCGTTTTACGCGTTCTAAAATTCAGTTTTCCTGCTGCTTCTTGCTGCAGACTACTTGTCGTAAAAGGATTTTGAGGATTTCTTTTACGTTCCTTCTTAGTTACTTTCTTAACGGTCCAAGGTTCCTCTTTGTTGATGCGCT
Coding sequences within:
- the hslU gene encoding ATP-dependent protease ATPase subunit HslU, with amino-acid sequence MNSKTDLKPREIVEKLDKYIVGQKEAKKAVAVALRNRYRRLKLDDDMQKEITPKNILMIGATGIGKTEIARRLADIVDAPFIKVEATKFTEVGYIGRDVESMVRDLTEAAVQLVREEQRRNVRGKAENKAIDRVAKALVPGIKQEKKKQDPNPLAGMFQSMGVDPSQLYADQTEETETITAEISTKRDELTRQIKKGLLDSREVEIKVDEKKAASNPMSAPLEQMGIDLSDTLGQLKPTKKVKRSVTVKEAVEIFTEEEADKLINQEDIHAEAVHLTENAGIIFIDEIDKITSKGQNNSGQVSREGVQRDILPIVEGSSVKTKFGTVNTDHILFIGSGAFHVSKPSDLIPELQGRFPIRVELNDLTKDDFVKILTEPHNALIKQYQALLDTENINVIFTMESIERIAEIAYEVNESTDNIGARRLHTILERLLEELLFEAPDMQMGEVKITQKYVDDKIGHIVEDKDLSRYIL
- the hslV gene encoding ATP-dependent protease subunit HslV translates to MVEFHATTILAIQHNGESAMAGDGQVTMGEQVVMKGTARKVRKIYNGEVLVGFAGSVADAFTLEEKFEGYLNQYNGHLMRAAVELAQEWRTDKMMKNLEALLIVMNKDEMLLISGNGEVIQPDDGILGIGSGGNFALSAARALKQYGGPLSAKEIAENSLNVAADICVFTNHNIISEKL
- the xerC gene encoding tyrosine recombinase XerC, with amino-acid sequence MERNLVTLFMNYLIHERHYSDLTKKAYLEDIEAFSSFLKESGNDDLLAVTLPDARVYLGYLNDREYSRTSISRKISSLRAFYQFLLNNELASDNPFSYLNMKKRGLRLPTFFYSQEMEKLFEAAVGTKPLDYRNIAILEVLYGTGIRVSECTGLKMEDVDFDMGVMLVKGKGNKERYVPFGHYASIALQEYIEVTRNVIMAKYAKDHDYLFINHHGDQITQAGVQYTLNQILKKSTLTSNISPHMLRHTFATHLLDNGADMRTVQELLGHKSLSSTQIYAHVTKEHLQSDYRKYHPRA
- the topA gene encoding type I DNA topoisomerase; translation: MAYKYLVIVESPAKAKTIEKYLGRNYKVVASLGHIRDLPKSRMGVDFENNYEPDYITIRGKGPVIKDLKKYAKKAEKVFLAADPDREGEAIAWHLSYLLDLRDDEKNRVVFNEITKDAVKNALKNPRDLDENLIDSQQARRVLDRIVGYQISPLLWKKVKRGLSAGRVQSVALKIICDREDEIKQFKPEEYWTIDGNFIKSRKKFKASFYGVDGKKKALADQSETQTVLERINKEEPWTVKKVTKKERKRNPQNPFTTSSLQQEAAGKLNFRTRKTMMVAQQLYEGISLGKGGSVGLITYMRTDSTRLSDTAKAEATQLIHDDYGEEYAAVKARAVKNKEGAQDAHEAIRATSAMRRPEDIKQYLSKDQYKLYNLIWSRFIASLMKPAIYDTMRVDLEQNGVMFRANGSKIKFDGYQIVYKDSSREKDNILPEMEENDEVSLDTIEPEQHFTQPPARFSEATLIKTLEENGVGRPSTYAPTLETIQRRYYVALKNKRFEPTELGGIVNEMIKEFFPNIVDVNFTAKMEKDLDSVEEGKIEWVEIIDQFYTPFKEEVEKAEKEIEEVEIEDEPAGFDCEKCGHPMVIKIGRYGKFYACSNFPDCRNTKPIVKKLEITCPLCKKGEVVERKSKKNRIFYGCDRYPDCEFTSWDKPVGRSCPKCDHFLVEKITKKQSQVKCSNCDYEEEVQK